One genomic window of Branchiostoma floridae strain S238N-H82 chromosome 4, Bfl_VNyyK, whole genome shotgun sequence includes the following:
- the LOC118412846 gene encoding uncharacterized protein LOC118412846, which yields MQYCAGKMKRIVNGWEKDTVEAGCNATTATSTSWTNLRLTASTMQFEAEWKSLFQPSGMPTTPYYINRYSIGVIAASTDWSMERGSTILHQGTLTCKHSNNGSPNTSIQDCTINAMIPEEPRHGDR from the exons ATGCAATATTGTGCGGGGAAAATGAAACGAATTGTGAACGGCTGGGAGAAGGACACGGTGGAGGCTGGCTGCAATGCAACGACAGCAACATCTACATCCTGGACAAACCTTAGGTTAACAGCGTCGACCATGCAGTTTGAG GCGGAATGGAAGTCTTTGTTCCAACCATCGGGGATGCCGACTACGCCGTATTACATCAATAGATACAGTATAGGGGTGATTGCAGCTTCTACAGACTGGAGCATGGAGAGAG GTAGTACAATACTTCACCAGGGAACCTTGACGTGCAAGCACAGTAACAATGGTTCACCGAACACGTCCATACAAGACTGTACTATAAATGCCATGATTCCAGAAGAACCTCGACATGGAGACAGGTAA
- the LOC118413674 gene encoding uncharacterized protein LOC118413674 → MLERGPAITKNGAITLCWSGWRDDDSGIAEYEYEVFKLRPFGDVLGMRGLAPVAGQTGTVGAGATQASILLTEPGVYCIVLTVEDACGPNDGNVVIARRFLIYDDNSTVEADTSGHHPMWAESTSDVTGGVWQTNLQDAMDNGPQVIY, encoded by the exons ATGTTGGAGAGAGGCCCAGCAATTACCAAAAAT GGCGCCATCACCCTCTGCTGGTCGGGCTGGAGAGATGACGACTCGGGGATCGCTGAGTACGAGTACGAGGTGTTCAAACTCCGGCCGTTCGGAGATGTGCTGGGGATGAGAGGACTGGCTCCTGTGGCCGGACAGACGGGCACGGTTGGTGCAGGGGCGACACAGGCCAGCATTCTGCTAACAGAGCCAG GGGTGTACTGCATAGTGCTGACTGTAGAGGACGCCTGCGGACCGAATGACGGAAACGTCGTCATCGCACGCAGATTCCTCATCTATGACGACAACAGCACAGTCGAGGCCGACACATCCGGGCACCATCCCATGTGGGCGGAGTCAACTTCTGACGTTACCGGAGGGGTGTGGCAGACCAACCTGCAAGACGCCATGGACAACGGGCCGCAGGTGATATACTGA